One Drosophila subobscura isolate 14011-0131.10 chromosome U, UCBerk_Dsub_1.0, whole genome shotgun sequence DNA window includes the following coding sequences:
- the LOC117900782 gene encoding uncharacterized protein LOC117900782 has protein sequence MKAPKLRGILKNNSVLNLRPVKSASFDEISLMHTTQRPEVQVANPPKPVGTSFNISVASLTQELKKVSDRNQYDFNIDTDEDSSDDEHILSETLQERVQRLEFERRRSMHYTEFQSVQLARRLIAEEFSTSTESIESEHFSDLLVSSCEAEECLPAESNSEVQKSIEQILAEKLHSETSMDLDIGPDVDVEPRLTPSHPCYHQLAAKNPSLLEQAQPNVDPI, from the coding sequence ATGAAGGCGCCGAAGCTTCGAGGCATCCTGAAGAACAACAGCGTTCTAAACCTTCGACCCGTAAAGTCAGCCTCATTTGACGAGATAAGTCTGATGCATACAACGCAGCGTCCGGAAGTTCAAGTCGCAAACCCTCCGAAGCCGGTTGGCACCTCTTTCAATATATCCGTGGCTAGTTTGACGCAAGAGCTGAAGAAGGTATCGGATCGCAATCAATATGATTTCAACATAGACACCGATGAGGATTCGTCTGATGACGAGCATATATTGTCGGAGACACTCCAGGAGCGGGTGCAGCGTCTGGAGTTTGAGCGTCGCCGCTCCATGCACTACACTGAGTTTCAATCGGTGCAGCTGGCACGTCGCCTCATAGCAGAGGAGTTCTCCACCTCAACGGAGTCCATCGAGAGCGAACATTTCTCCGATTTGCTGGTCTCGAGCTGCGAGGCCGAGGAGTGTCTACCCGCTGAAAGCAACTCTGAGGTGCAAAAGAGTATTGAACAAATTCTAGCTGAGAAACTGCACTCCGAAACATCTATGGACCTGGATATAGGGCCAGACGTCGATGTAGAGCCAAGACTCACGCCCTCTCATCCTTGCTATCACCAGCTGGCAGCCAAAAACCCATCACTTCTGGAGCAAGCGCAGCCCAATGTTGATCCAATTTAA